In the genome of Geotrypetes seraphini chromosome 16, aGeoSer1.1, whole genome shotgun sequence, one region contains:
- the LOC117350405 gene encoding olfactory receptor 6T1-like: protein MSPVELWNKTRVSEFILVGFPGAPGLQICLSVVFSIIYIITLMGNLLLIVIITFDYRLHTPMYFFLMSLSFLEICFVSVYIPKMLAIFISHKKSISFAECFIQGYFYYLLAGTDLSLLTTMSVDRYVAVCRPLHYATIMSHKVCMQLLVGCWAMGFLLLLVPTILLATSPFCGPNIVNHFYCDSSEVIRLTCGDTQVIQMFILFVCTTYLIGSVLVIVMSYIYILSTIFRMSSATGRRKTLSTCTSHISMVSLTFGTSIFLQLRVLDRNSKDLDKVLRLVASTLPPLLNPLIYSLRNQKVKEALRDAVRRNTLLSKK from the coding sequence ATGTCACCAGTGGAGCTGTGGAACAAGACTCGAGTGTCTGAATTCATTCTCGTTGGATTTCCAGGTGCTCCTGGACTTCAAATCTGTCTTTCTGTTGTGTTTTCCATCATCTACATCATAACACTGATGGGGAATCTATTATTAATTGTCATAATAACCTTTGACTATCGGCTTCACACCCCCATGTATTTCTTCCTCATGAGTTTGTCTTTCTTGGAAATCTGTTTCGTTTCTGTTTATATTCCAAAAATGTTGGCCATCTTTATCTCACATAAGAAGTCAATTTCATTTGCCGAATGTTTTATACAAGGCTATTTCTATTACCTCCTGGCAGGAACAGATTTGTCCCTTCTCACTACCATGTCTGTAGATCGATATGTGGCCGTCTGTCGCCCCCTGCATTATGCCACCATCATGAGTCATAAAGTGTGTATGCAGCTGCTGGTAGGTTGTTGGGCAATGGGTTTCTTGTTGCTGCTTGTCCCAACAATTCTGCTCGCCACATCTCCTTTCTGTGGCCCTAATATTGTTAACCATTTCTACTGTGACAGTTCGGAAGTTATTAGACTGACCTGTGGAGATACACAAGTTATTcagatgtttattttatttgtatgcaCCACTTATCTCATAGGGAGTGTTTTGGTTATAGTCATGTCTTACATCTACATCCTATCAACCATCTTCAGGATGTCCTCAGCCACAGGACGGCGTAAGACCTTATCTACATGCACGTCGCACATCAGCATGGTCAGTCTCACCTTCGGAACATCTATTTTTCTACAGCTCAGGGTACTTGACCGTAATTCAAAAGACTTGGACAAAGTACTTCGGTTGGTTGCTAGCACCTTACCGCCCTTGTTGAATCCCTTAATCTATTCTCTGAGAAATCAGAAAGTGAAGGAAGCCTTAAGAGATGCTGTGAGACGAAATACACTGCTCTCCAAGAAATGA